In a genomic window of Temperatibacter marinus:
- a CDS encoding homoserine dehydrogenase: protein MSDKNNAIGVAIAGLGTVGVGVIRIIEKHTAMLEQRSGRTVEIVAVSARDRNRDRGVDLSSYAWVDDTTSLADHDGVDVVIELVGGSDGTALALARNTLKKGKAFVTANKALIAIHGKELAKLAEEHDSFLAFEAAVAGGIPILKALKEGLAGNQMSNLRGILNGTCNYILTRMENEGLGFEEVLADAQRLGYAEADPTFDVDGIDTAHKTAILAALAFGVEPDFAAIECEGIRAIASVDIDYARTLGYTIKLLGSVRRTETGIEQHVHPAMVPLETALANVSGATNAVQVYGDAVGETVYIGAGAGELPTASAVMADVVDYASGNNRPAFGVPSNELKKLIPVSSDEHVGSYYIRFRVIDELGKMAEITSVLRDSNVSIESMIQLGSAEDGGVYMVLTTHPIQGSAVHTAIEKLHAINEMKILDKPVVLRIAKV from the coding sequence ATGTCTGATAAAAACAATGCCATTGGGGTTGCCATCGCCGGTCTAGGGACTGTTGGCGTGGGCGTTATTCGTATTATTGAGAAACATACTGCCATGCTTGAGCAACGCTCAGGCCGAACGGTGGAAATTGTTGCAGTTTCTGCACGAGATAGAAACCGAGATCGAGGCGTGGATCTGTCGTCCTATGCCTGGGTAGATGACACGACTTCGCTGGCTGACCATGACGGTGTTGATGTTGTTATTGAGCTTGTCGGGGGCAGTGATGGGACAGCTTTGGCACTGGCTAGAAATACACTTAAAAAAGGCAAAGCCTTTGTGACTGCAAATAAGGCTTTGATTGCTATTCATGGAAAAGAATTGGCTAAACTTGCTGAAGAACATGATAGCTTCCTTGCTTTCGAAGCAGCTGTTGCAGGCGGCATTCCAATTCTTAAAGCCCTAAAAGAGGGACTTGCTGGCAATCAGATGAGTAATCTGCGGGGCATTTTAAACGGAACCTGTAATTATATCCTTACACGCATGGAGAATGAGGGCCTTGGGTTTGAAGAAGTTCTCGCAGATGCGCAGCGTCTAGGTTATGCAGAAGCCGACCCCACTTTTGATGTGGACGGTATTGATACAGCCCATAAAACAGCGATATTAGCAGCCTTAGCCTTTGGTGTAGAGCCAGACTTTGCCGCCATTGAATGCGAGGGCATTAGAGCGATTGCTTCCGTCGATATCGATTATGCGAGAACGCTTGGCTATACGATTAAACTTCTCGGCAGTGTACGCCGTACAGAGACTGGTATTGAACAACATGTTCACCCGGCCATGGTTCCCTTGGAAACGGCTCTTGCAAATGTTTCTGGAGCGACAAATGCCGTTCAAGTCTATGGTGATGCTGTTGGAGAAACCGTCTATATTGGGGCTGGCGCAGGTGAATTACCTACAGCCAGTGCCGTCATGGCCGATGTGGTTGATTATGCAAGTGGGAATAACCGTCCGGCTTTTGGTGTACCGTCAAATGAATTGAAAAAACTTATTCCTGTTTCAAGCGATGAACATGTAGGCAGTTATTATATTCGTTTTCGTGTGATTGATGAACTTGGAAAAATGGCTGAAATAACATCAGTCCTTCGTGATTCTAATGTCTCCATTGAAAGTATGATCCAGCTTGGATCTGCTGAAGACGGCGGTGTATATATGGTTCTGACGACGCACCCAATTCAAGGAAGCGCCGTTCACACAGCGATAGAGAAACTACATGCCATAAATGAAATGAAAATATTAGACAAACCTGTGGTTCTAAGGATTGCCAAAGTTTAG